The genomic segment TTTTTTGTGAATTATTAACATTTGATAGCTCATAGAAGTCTTTGAATTGCAGTGCTTAGACCATGTAGAGTGTAGCATGAGCTTAAGTAGTAGTACTGATTTGACCTGCAATAGTATTTGAGTTTGCTTGTGGAATATTATCAAAGAACAGTTGAAACTTGAGAGAAGAACTTTGGATGACAAGGGAATCACTGATCCAGAGAAGAATGGAAGTAGTGACATGATAGCCCATAATTGGATTAGCAGGGGAATATGAGGCCGGCCTTTAGCGGTTAAGATAAGGAAAGTAGCTTTAGTGCagttttgtattttgaatgTTAAGTATGCACTGATTGAAGAGGGATACTTAAATTTacacaaaaagagaaaactatGAATTATTCATGACATCCAACAGTTCTTGATGCCAATAATTTTCTCTCACAACCAGTAGACATGAAGTGGAAGTTCATGGTAAAAAGTGCTATATTGGAACCTTCTTCCTTCATACATGTGTGGAGCAGATTAGATAGTCCATATTGCACTACTGGGAATGTAGAGTTTGACTTTGGCATTTATCTGTTTATTTATGGTCTTTCAGGTTTTCTTCTTGACCCCAACAAGTTTAGTCAGCTAAGCTTGGGAGAGAAAAGAGCACTGGTCCATGACATTGCTCAATGGTCAGATGATGCCCCACAGATTCTTAGTTCGTTTACTCGCAgggagcttcttgaaattattTGTTCAGAGATGGGCAAAGAGAGAAAGTATTCAGGGtataataaacttaaaatGATAGAGCACCTGCTAAAGTTAGTTTCTCTGAAGTCTAGAAGAACCGATACTGATCAGTTTTGTTCACTTTATGGAGCAAAACCTGAAATGGGATATAAGAGGAAAAGGCAAGATGAATCCCCAGATCAACTCTTAACTGACCTAAATGACATACCCCTAGGGCAggctaaagaagaaaatgttaAAATCCTGGTTTGCCATAATGCTGCATGCAGAGCATCTTTAGACCCAGCTGATGCCTTTTGCAAGAGATGTTCGTGCTGTATTTGTCAtcattttgatgataacaaggATCCCACTCTATGGTTAACCTGTGAGTCTGACTGTGACGAGAATGAGTCCTGTGGAATGTCATGCCATCTGAAATGTGCCTTGGAAGATGAAAGAGCTGGCATTGTTAAGAGCAGTTGTTGCACAAAGCTGGATGGAAGTTTCTATTGTCTCTCATGCAGAAAGATTAATGGACTAATGAGGTAAGAAACTTTCTTTCATACACCTAGCTATGCAAAGTTAACAAACTTGTATTTCCATCTAACAAAGAATAAGATAGTTCAGAATGAGTAACTTAATtgtgaaaaaatttaattgacaAATCTTAATTTGCAAATCTTTCTACTTTTCTGAAGTTGTGTCCAGTGCAAACTAATCCTGGTGGACATACAATGAGTAATAACATTTGCCTTTGATATATAAGAGAAGCATGAAATTTATggcatttcatttttttctagtAATTTTTTTGGGATAAAAGAAGAGGGTAATTTGGCTAACTCTTGATATTTTATAGTACCTGGAGAAAACAGTTGGTAGTTGCCAAGGAGGCTAGAAGAGTTGATGTACTATGTTTACGGATCTCTCTGGCTCACAAAATTCTCTTTGGAACTGAAAAATACAAAGAAGTGCAGAAGACAGTGGAAAGTGCttttaaattactaaataaTGAAGTGGGGCCTGTAAATTTATTGTGCACAAAACTGGCAAGAGGTATTGTCAACAGGCTCTCCTGTGGTACTGAAGTCCAGAAATTGTGTGCTTCTTCTGTAGAAGCATTTGATTCCATGGTAACTGAGCCATGTTCTGATcatgtgaaaaagaaagtgcCAGCATGTAAGTTGCTTCTGACAGATGAATATGAGTGTCTAGATGTCAGTTTAACAATCTGAGGATGATgttaatatttctacttgttTTATGATGTTGATTGTGGTTGTTCCTTTTCTTCTACTGCAGCTTGCCAAATCTGTTTTGAGGAATTGTCCCcaaactcagtgatcatcgtgCTAGACTATGCCATTCATTTGTTAGAAGACTTCTTAGGCTGCAGGGTTTGGCACCGTAAATCTACTGAGAGGGATTATCCTGACAACCCAACCTTCATTGTATTGAGACCTGAGAAGAGATTTAGAATAACTGATCTCAATCCTTCAACTGAATATTTCTGCAAGGTGTCTTTGTTTACCAGCAGAAGAACTTTGGGCGTGTGGGAAGCTAAATGGGTC from the Theobroma cacao cultivar B97-61/B2 chromosome 8, Criollo_cocoa_genome_V2, whole genome shotgun sequence genome contains:
- the LOC18591814 gene encoding protein VERNALIZATION INSENSITIVE 3 — translated: MEAEKRFRGFLLDPNKFSQLSLGEKRALVHDIAQWSDDAPQILSSFTRRELLEIICSEMGKERKYSGYNKLKMIEHLLKLVSLKSRRTDTDQFCSLYGAKPEMGYKRKRQDESPDQLLTDLNDIPLGQAKEENVKILVCHNAACRASLDPADAFCKRCSCCICHHFDDNKDPTLWLTCESDCDENESCGMSCHLKCALEDERAGIVKSSCCTKLDGSFYCLSCRKINGLMSTWRKQLVVAKEARRVDVLCLRISLAHKILFGTEKYKEVQKTVESAFKLLNNEVGPVNLLCTKLARGIVNRLSCGTEVQKLCASSVEAFDSMVTEPCSDHVKKKVPASCQICFEELSPNSVIIVLDYAIHLLEDFLGCRVWHRKSTERDYPDNPTFIVLRPEKRFRITDLNPSTEYFCKVSLFTSRRTLGVWEAKWVSPASSENYAAALERGKKNTPLTAQTYSQVKPTNSSKINLGSGGYAAKLPSLEGINKSNNERLCSSFMETDSALSLASISPSTPCKSNNTREVDGSGFKRMVGESDYEYSVRVVKLLDYEGHIDEEFRVKFLIWFSRKATVQERRVVTVFVDVLIDDPPGLAEQLRHAFMDEICCEQKSVSWQAYCTMY